The Tumebacillus sp. BK434 genome segment GTCACCGCTGTGCACCGGCGTCTCCAGCGCGGCCGCCGCGTCGTTGAGCAGCAGTTCATACGGCTGGTGGGGCAAGGTGACGCTTTCGCCGTCGAGGGTGACCGTAAAGCCGTGCGGGCGGTCGAGCAGTTCCAATTCCCATGCTTCGAGATCGGGCAGCGCCTGCAGGACGTGCTCCACCGTCCGCGGGCGTTCGACGGTGATCTTGGCGCGGTCGAGGACCGGCGTGTCGGGTGCGGCCAGCTCGCCGTTCATCAGCAGGCGGGCCGGGAGCATGTGCTCCTGGCCGCGGAAAAACACGGTCAGCGGCTCCGGCAGCAGATGGGCAGGCAAGATGTCGGCGATCACGGCCGACGCATCTTCCCCGGACACGCCGCCGAGCACTTCCAGCTCGTCGCCGTGCTGGATGACATCGTCGAGCTTGGCCGACTGGCCGTTCAAGAGCAGTTGGGCCGGGGTGCCGAGCGTGCCGCGGATCACTTTCAGTTCGCCTTGCACCTCTATGCTGAGTGCGAGGCCGGGGCGTCCGTGCAGTTTGCGGATGTCGACATCGGCGGCGATCAGCGCGTCGCCGACGGTGATCTGGCGGAACTCAAACAGGCGCAAGGACTTGCCGTTGACGCGGATCGCCACCGAGGAGACCGGGTGCTGCAAGGCAGCCAGGGCGATGCCGATCGGCGTGACAGCCTGCGGGCCGGAGAGCGCTTCGTGCTGGGCGGCGAGCTGTTTGATCGCATCGGTGCTGCGGATCGCAACGCGCTCCTTGGGCAGCTTGAGCTCGGCGGCCAGCAGCGGGGCGAGCATCGGGGTTTGCGAACCGCCGCCGACCAGCATGACGGCGGCGGGCGCTTTGTGGTTGAGCTTGAACACTTCATAAGCGATCTGGGTGGCGAGGCTGCGCACCTCTTCCTGAATCGACTCGATCACATCGCGCGCAGGCAGGTCGTATTCCATGCCCAACACGTCGGAGAACTGCACCTGCTCCTCGGTCATCAACTGGCGCTTGAGCAGCTCCGCGTCCGGAAAGTCGAGCAGGTGTCGCTGCGACAGCGCTTCGGTGATCTCATCGCCCGCCACCGGCACCATGCCGTAGGCGACGACGGTGCCTTCGGCGGTCAAGGCGATGTCGGACGTGCCGGCGCCGATGTCGACGAGCACGAGGTTCAGCTTGCGCATCGACGGCGGGATCAGCGCGTTGATCGCCGCGATCGGCTCCAAAGTCAGCGCCGCCATCTCGAGGTCGGCGCGCTCCAAAGCCATCTGCAGAGAGTCGATGACGACGCGGGGCAGGAAGGTGGCGATGATCTCAACGCTCGCTTTCAGGCCGAACTGGTCTTCGAGCGAGCCGATCACGCTGTCGTCGAGCAGGTAATGCACGACGGTGTAGCCGACACAGTGATAGCGGGCCGCATCGGGCGCCATCTCCTGCAGTTGACGCTCCGCCTGCTGGACGGCGGTAAGCTCCAAGGCGAGGATGACGTCGCGGGTGACGCGCTCGCCTTGGATGTCGCGGTCGACGCGGGTGCGGATCGTTTTCAGAGCGCGTCCGGCCGCGGCGACTGCTACTTTGCGCAGCGGGCCGGTCGTGCGCTCCAACTCCGTTTTGACTTGACGAATCACATCGGCGACGAGGGCGACGTCGTGGATCTGCCCGTCGAGCATGGCGCGGGTGACGTGCTCCTTCTCCACGGTGGCGGCGACTTCGAGCAGCCCGGCGCCGTTGAAGCGGGCGACGAGGCCGACGACGGTGCGCGTGCCGATGTCGAGTGCAAAGATCTGTTCATCCTGCGAGTGGTGCTGGGTCAAGGTCAAGACCCCCTTTTCCAAAAAGATTATCGGGTGATGACCGAGAAGCCTTTTTCCTGCAAGCGCTTCAATATCCGGTCTTGATGCGCATGGTCGCGCGTTTCGATGTCGATCTCCACTTCCGCTTCGCCGAGCATTACGCGCGAGCCCATGCGGTGGTGCTGAATGCCGATGATGTTGGCGCGCTCGGTGGCGAAGATGCCGAGGATCTCCTGCAGCACGCCCGGCTTGTCGGGCACGGTGGTGTTGATGCGCAGGTAGCGTCCCGCTTCGACGAGGCCGCGCTCGATGATGCGCGACAGGAAGTTCACATCGACGTTGCCGCCGGAGAGCAGCACGGCCGTCTTCTTGTCGCGGAAGGGCAGCTTGTCGTACAGCGCGGCGGCGAGGCCGGTCGCGCCAGCCCCTTCGACGACCAGCTTGTTGCGCTCGATCGCGAGCAGCATGGCGCGGGCGATCTCCTCTTCTTCGACGGTGACGATGTGGTCGACATACTGTTGGGTCAGCTGGTAGGTGATGTCGCCAGGGCGGCGCACGCAGATGCCGTCGGCGATCGTGGCGACCGTCTCCAGCGTGCCGATCTCGCCTTGGTCGATCGAGGTCTTCATGCAGGCGGCGCCGGCCGCTTCCACACCGACGATCGTGATGTCCGGCTTGGCGAGCTTGGCGGCGAGCGCGATGCCTGCGATCAAGCCGCCGCCGCCGACCGGCGCGACCAGCACGTCGATGTCGGGAAGTTGCTCCAGCACCTCGAGCGCGATCGTGCCTTGTCCGGCGATCACCGCCGGGTCGTCAAAAGCGTGGACGAATGTCATGCCGCGCTCCTGCTGCAGCTCCAGCGCTTTGGCGTACGCTTCGTCGTAGTTGCTGCCGTGCAGGATGACTTGCGCGCCGTAGCGGGCGGTCGCTTCGACTTTGGAGAGCGGCGCTGCTTCCGGCATGACGATGATGCAGGGGATGCCGGCGTTATTCGCGCCGTACGCGACGCCTTGGGCGTGGTTGCCCGCCGATGCGGCGATCACGCCGCGCTGGCGCTCCGCTTCGGTCAGCGTGGCGATCTTGTGGAACGCGCCGCGAATCTTGAACGAGCCCGTCTTCTGCAAATTCTCCAGCTTCATATAAATCTGGTTGTGCGACAAGTCGGAAAACGTCTTCGAATAGTCGAGCGGCGTGTTGTGGATGACGCCTTGTAAATTGGCGCGGGCAGCGAGAAAATCGGTCATTGTAAGCAAGAGGAAAGCACACCTTTCTGTGAGGACACTTCTATTGTCAATGGTTTTTTTATGTGCTATAATCAGGGTTAAAATTTGTCACTTTGACGTGGTGCAGTAGGAAAGCCCAGACAAAAGCTGACAAGTTTCCCCTTCATTCTACCATGAAATTCACGCATGAAAACAGCGTTCGGGAGGCATCGGTTCATGTCACAAGAAATTTTGAACAACGTGCGGAAAAATCTGTTTGCGATCAAGCCTTACAGCCCGGGCAAACCGATCTCCGACGTGAAGCGGGAGTTTGGCTTGACCGATGTCACCAAACTGGCTTCGAACGAAAATCCGCTCGGCCCGTCACCGAAGGCGCAGGCGGCGATCTTGGCAGCGGTGGCGAATGTGAACCGCTACCCGGACGGCGGCGCGGTCTCTTTAAAAGAAGCGCTGAGTGCCAATACAGGCATTCCTACGGAGCAGATTCTCGTCGGCAACGGGTCGGACGACCTGATCAAGCTGACGTCGGAGACGTTTTTGCATCCGGGCGATGAGATCGTCGTGCCGTCACCGTCGTTTTCGCAGTATTGGTTCGGCGCGCAGCTGATGGACGCCAAAACGGTGGCGGTGCCGCTGACTGCCGGTTTTGAGTACGACTTGGAAGCGATGCTGAACGCCGTGACGGAGAAGACGAAAATTCTCTATCTCTGCTCGCCGAACAACCCGACCGGCACGTACCTCCGCGAGGCGGATCTGCAGCGCTTTCTCGACCGGGTGCCGTCCCGCGTCCTGGTGATTCTCGACGAAGCGTACAATGAATACGTGACTGAGGGCGATACTGCACAAGGAATTGATTTCCTGAAGCGGGGGTACAATGTTCTTGTCATGCGCACGTTCTCAAAGATGTACGCGCTGGCGGGACTGCGCCTCGGCTACGTGCTGGGCCGTTCGGAAGTGCTCGATGCGATCAACCGCACGCGCGAGCCGTTCAATGTAAACATGCTGGCACAGGTCGCCGCGGTGGCCGCACTGGACGATGCGGAGCACGTGGAAGCGTCGCGGCAGCTGAACCGGGCAGGATTCGCACAGCTGCAGGCCGGGCTCGGCCAGCTCGGATATGATGTGGTGCCGACCCAAGGGAACTTCCTGATCTTTGATACCAGACTGGATGACAACAAGCTGTTTGACGCTCTTTTGCGCGAAGGGGTGATCACGCGCAGCGGGACTGCGCTCGGGATTCCGGGCTATCTGCGCGTTTCGATCGGGCTGCCGGAAGAGAATGAGCGCTTCCTTGCCGCATTCGAAAAGGTGGTTTCCAGCCTCGCGCAAAAGGTGTAGAATAATATTTGACTTGATCTACTTATGAGCTGAGGAGAGTGAGATGAGCATGAGCAAAGTGAGATTTGAGGAATTGCGTGCGCAGTTGGATGAGGTGAACCTCGAGATTCTGGAGGTGCTGAACCGCCGCGCCGAGTTGGTGTCGGAGATCGGTCTGCTCAAGAGCGGCAAGGGGACGGAGCGGTTCGACCCGATCCGTGAGAAGGAGATGCTGGACAAGGTGGTCGAAGCGAACAAGGGCCCGTTCCCGGATGATACGATTCGCCATCTGTTCAAGCAGATCTTCCAAGCCTCGCTTGGGCTGCAAGAAGAGGAGAAGAAGTCGCTGTTGATCTCCCGCAAGAACAAATCACAGGATACGGTCGTCCAGATCGGACCGCTGACGATCGGCGCCGGAAATCCGGTGATCATCTCCGGGCCATGCTCGGTGGAGACGGAAGGGCAGATGGAAGCGGTCGCTTCGCATCTGCAAGGCGAAGGCATTCTGCTGCTGCGCGGCGGCGCGTACAAGCCGCGCACCTCGCCGTATGATTTCCAAGGCCTGGGCAAAGAGGGACTGAAGATCCTGAGCGCGACGGCGAAGCGCCACGGCATGGTCTGCGTGTCGGAGATCGTCGCACCGGAAGATGTGGAAATGGCCTGCGAGTTTCTCGACGTGATTCAGATCGGTGCCCGCAACATGCAGAACTTCGAGCTGCTCAAGGCGGCCGGTTCGGTGCGCAAGCCGGTACTGCTGAAGCGCGGGCTGTCGGCGACGATCGAAGAGCTGCTCTACGCGGCGGAGTACATCGCGTCGCGCGGCAACGATCAGATCATCCTGTGTGAGCGCGGCATCCGCACCTATGAGAAAGCGACGCGCAACACGCTCGACATTTCGGCGGTGCCGATCTTGAAGCAGGAGACGCATCTGCCGGTCGTCGTCGACGTGTCGCACTCGACGGGGCGCAAAGACATCATGTTCCCGATCGCCAAAGCCGCGCTTGCGGTCGGAGCGGACGGCCTGATCGTCGAAGCGCACAACGAGCCGGCGGTCGCCCTGTCTGACGCCAAGCAGCAGCTCGACTTGAATCAGTTCAGCACGCTGATGAACCAGCTTCGTGAGAGCGGGTACCTGAAGGACACGGTCAACGCGAAGTAACAGTGTAGGATATGAAAAGCCCTGGCCGCCGCGTCAGGGCTTTTTGCGTGGAGGTGTGGAGCCAACGAGCCATGCTCGCAGCGGCGCTTACAGCGGCGCGAAGGCAAATACGTGCGCATGCAAAAAAGAGCCCGGCGGTCTTCGCCGGGCTCTTGCTGATATTAGCGTTTGCGGAACAGGGAGATCAAGGCGACGAGCAGGGCAGCGCCGGACAGGACGAACGGCCAGGTGTTGCTGGTGCTGGTCTCAGCAGCTTGCTCACCGGCTGACGCTTCCTCGCCGTGTTTGTGCTCCGTACCGGTGCCGCTGGTGCCGCCGTGGTGGTCTTCGCCGGCAGCCGCCTGGGTCAGGGTGGTGACAGACGCCGGATTGTCTGAGTCGGGCGCGCCGGCCCACTCGACGACGGTGTTGTCCGCATAGGTCTGATATGCCTTGAAGACCAGCGTACCCTCCCCGGCTTCTTTCGGGTTGGCGCCGACGAATTCAAACTCGACAAACTCATGTTGCTTGATGCCGCCGCCTGCCGGAGCGGTCCACGTGATCGCTTTGTTCACGCCTTCGGGATCTTTTTCAAACTCGTAGCTCCAGCCGGCGATCGGCTTGACGGTGGAAACTTTCATCCCCGCCGGGAACTCGACTTTCACTTTTGTGGTGTTGATCTCTTTTTCAACCGGCACGCGCACGGTGTATTTTTCATAAGCGCCCGTCTTGGTCTCTTTCGGCCAGACGGTGACGTGCGCAGAAGCGGTCCCCGCAAGCAGTGTAAAAGCAGCAGTCGTGATCACAGCAGCAGCGATCTGTTTCATTTTCATATGATAATTCCTCCTCAAAGTCAGGGATAGGCGATCATGCTCATGCCAACGCCCGCCAGAATCACCAGCAGGCCAAAGATCCATTCGATGCGCAGCAGCGGGTAAGACAGCCCTGCCGCATCTTTCCGCCAGCGCCGCGATTGTACGAGCGCAAGCGCCAGCATGACGGCCATCAGGCTGATCTTGCTGAACAGCAGCCCGCTCCACAACGTCCCGGCGGCCAGCACTGCGCTCCAGTCGGTCTGCACGGCGACCATCAGCACGCCCGACAAGGCGACGAGCAGCGAGGAGCCGAGAAACACGCGCAGGAAGAAGGAGCGGAAGCGGCTTTTTTCAAGGAGTTGCCGCCAGAGCAGCAGCAGATAGAGCAGCCCGCCGAGCCACAGCGCGATCGACAGCAGATGCAGCATGCGCAGGGCCAGCGCCAGCCAGACCGGCTCGATGGCGAGCGCATGTCCGCTTTGCGCCATGTTCAGCGTGAGCAGCGTGAAGAGCAGCGCCGGCCAGCTTTTCATCATGCCGGGCACGGCGAGCAGCACGAGCAGCAGCAGTTGCAACAGCACCATCACCAAAAACGGCGTTTCGGTCAACAGGCCCAACTCGCCCTGCAGGAACACGCGTTGCAACGCATTTTCTTCCAGCATGATCAGGGTGGTGATAAGCTCGCCAAGCGACAAGAGCAGCAAGAGTGCCCAGCCGATTTTCTTCCAGCGCCCGAGCAGGTCGGACGCCTGCGGCACCTCCATGCGCCGGGCGTACAGGGACAAGAGATAAAGTCCCGTCGCGATCAGCACCATGCTTTCGGCCCCGTCGTGCGCGACCACGTGCAGCGTTTCGACCGTCTTGTTCTCGCGAGTGCCGTCTTCCGCGATCGGTGCGATGTCTGCGGAGACATGTCCCAGCGCAAATGACAATTCGCCGTTGATCAGATGGCCGTCCTCGGAGATGATCGACCAGCGCAGGCGGTAACTGCCTGGCTCGAGATCAGAAGGCAGCTCGGCATACGTTTCGGCCGCGTTGCCTTTGGTCAGTTGGGGCGGGGGCAGTTCGATGCGTTCCGCCTCCCAGTTATAAAGGTTCAGCTCGATAAGTTCGGGGGATAATGTTTCGCTGAACAGCAGCTTCACCGTGCCCGGATTCTGCTTCAGCACCGCCCCTTCCACAGGCGTGCTTTGCACAAGCGTGGCATGGGCGAAGGCCGGGGTGGTGAACAAGCAGAGAAACAGCAGGCACAACCCGAGCAGCGCGCTTTTTTTCATGGCGTCATCCCATTTCGTATGTGTGATCGGTATGACTTTACTATACGTGCGAGGGACGGGGGTCTGTATGGCTCTATCGGGCTATCTTTGTGAACGGACTTTACCGCTTTGTGAACATTTTCAGATAGATGGATTGACGGAAACCTCCATTCGATGGAAAATGAAACCGAAAGAGGTGAGATGATGGAAATAGAATTGATCTCTGTGCTCGCATTCGGTTTCTTGCTTGGGATGAA includes the following:
- a CDS encoding cell division FtsA domain-containing protein; translated protein: MTQHHSQDEQIFALDIGTRTVVGLVARFNGAGLLEVAATVEKEHVTRAMLDGQIHDVALVADVIRQVKTELERTTGPLRKVAVAAAGRALKTIRTRVDRDIQGERVTRDVILALELTAVQQAERQLQEMAPDAARYHCVGYTVVHYLLDDSVIGSLEDQFGLKASVEIIATFLPRVVIDSLQMALERADLEMAALTLEPIAAINALIPPSMRKLNLVLVDIGAGTSDIALTAEGTVVAYGMVPVAGDEITEALSQRHLLDFPDAELLKRQLMTEEQVQFSDVLGMEYDLPARDVIESIQEEVRSLATQIAYEVFKLNHKAPAAVMLVGGGSQTPMLAPLLAAELKLPKERVAIRSTDAIKQLAAQHEALSGPQAVTPIGIALAALQHPVSSVAIRVNGKSLRLFEFRQITVGDALIAADVDIRKLHGRPGLALSIEVQGELKVIRGTLGTPAQLLLNGQSAKLDDVIQHGDELEVLGGVSGEDASAVIADILPAHLLPEPLTVFFRGQEHMLPARLLMNGELAAPDTPVLDRAKITVERPRTVEHVLQALPDLEAWELELLDRPHGFTVTLDGESVTLPHQPYELLLNDAAAALETPVHSGDMLQFGPAPDPIYNVRFFYDESLHPGLTIGVLCNNRPINLEGPRPPIYVNGKPASLDDLVRDGDTLLFNRQPQGGETAETPEWQPVLSDLFRYIRIEDERPPGALDLKLTVNALPATFLTPIKHGDLIIMEWV
- the ilvA gene encoding threonine ammonia-lyase, with the protein product MLTMTDFLAARANLQGVIHNTPLDYSKTFSDLSHNQIYMKLENLQKTGSFKIRGAFHKIATLTEAERQRGVIAASAGNHAQGVAYGANNAGIPCIIVMPEAAPLSKVEATARYGAQVILHGSNYDEAYAKALELQQERGMTFVHAFDDPAVIAGQGTIALEVLEQLPDIDVLVAPVGGGGLIAGIALAAKLAKPDITIVGVEAAGAACMKTSIDQGEIGTLETVATIADGICVRRPGDITYQLTQQYVDHIVTVEEEEIARAMLLAIERNKLVVEGAGATGLAAALYDKLPFRDKKTAVLLSGGNVDVNFLSRIIERGLVEAGRYLRINTTVPDKPGVLQEILGIFATERANIIGIQHHRMGSRVMLGEAEVEIDIETRDHAHQDRILKRLQEKGFSVITR
- the hisC gene encoding histidinol-phosphate transaminase, with amino-acid sequence MSQEILNNVRKNLFAIKPYSPGKPISDVKREFGLTDVTKLASNENPLGPSPKAQAAILAAVANVNRYPDGGAVSLKEALSANTGIPTEQILVGNGSDDLIKLTSETFLHPGDEIVVPSPSFSQYWFGAQLMDAKTVAVPLTAGFEYDLEAMLNAVTEKTKILYLCSPNNPTGTYLREADLQRFLDRVPSRVLVILDEAYNEYVTEGDTAQGIDFLKRGYNVLVMRTFSKMYALAGLRLGYVLGRSEVLDAINRTREPFNVNMLAQVAAVAALDDAEHVEASRQLNRAGFAQLQAGLGQLGYDVVPTQGNFLIFDTRLDDNKLFDALLREGVITRSGTALGIPGYLRVSIGLPEENERFLAAFEKVVSSLAQKV
- a CDS encoding bifunctional 3-deoxy-7-phosphoheptulonate synthase/chorismate mutase — protein: MSKVRFEELRAQLDEVNLEILEVLNRRAELVSEIGLLKSGKGTERFDPIREKEMLDKVVEANKGPFPDDTIRHLFKQIFQASLGLQEEEKKSLLISRKNKSQDTVVQIGPLTIGAGNPVIISGPCSVETEGQMEAVASHLQGEGILLLRGGAYKPRTSPYDFQGLGKEGLKILSATAKRHGMVCVSEIVAPEDVEMACEFLDVIQIGARNMQNFELLKAAGSVRKPVLLKRGLSATIEELLYAAEYIASRGNDQIILCERGIRTYEKATRNTLDISAVPILKQETHLPVVVDVSHSTGRKDIMFPIAKAALAVGADGLIVEAHNEPAVALSDAKQQLDLNQFSTLMNQLRESGYLKDTVNAK
- a CDS encoding YcnI family protein, translating into MKMKQIAAAVITTAAFTLLAGTASAHVTVWPKETKTGAYEKYTVRVPVEKEINTTKVKVEFPAGMKVSTVKPIAGWSYEFEKDPEGVNKAITWTAPAGGGIKQHEFVEFEFVGANPKEAGEGTLVFKAYQTYADNTVVEWAGAPDSDNPASVTTLTQAAAGEDHHGGTSGTGTEHKHGEEASAGEQAAETSTSNTWPFVLSGAALLVALISLFRKR
- a CDS encoding copper resistance protein CopC; translated protein: MKKSALLGLCLLFLCLFTTPAFAHATLVQSTPVEGAVLKQNPGTVKLLFSETLSPELIELNLYNWEAERIELPPPQLTKGNAAETYAELPSDLEPGSYRLRWSIISEDGHLINGELSFALGHVSADIAPIAEDGTRENKTVETLHVVAHDGAESMVLIATGLYLLSLYARRMEVPQASDLLGRWKKIGWALLLLLSLGELITTLIMLEENALQRVFLQGELGLLTETPFLVMVLLQLLLLVLLAVPGMMKSWPALLFTLLTLNMAQSGHALAIEPVWLALALRMLHLLSIALWLGGLLYLLLLWRQLLEKSRFRSFFLRVFLGSSLLVALSGVLMVAVQTDWSAVLAAGTLWSGLLFSKISLMAVMLALALVQSRRWRKDAAGLSYPLLRIEWIFGLLVILAGVGMSMIAYP